The genomic region CGAGAAGCAGGAACTGATCTCCTACGTCAAGACACTCCAGACCGAACCGAACGCCGGCGGTCCCATCGACCTCCAGCGTGTCGGCCAGGTCGCCGAGGGCTTCATCTCGTGGACCATCGGGCTGGCCCTGATCGTCGCCTGCGCGATCTGGATCACCGCTAAGCAGCGTGCACATGACTGACAAGACGAACAACGACAACAACGAGCCCGACGAGATTCCCGACCGCGTCGTCGGCACGCCCACGGCCGAGGAGCACACGGTGGCCGAGGCCGAGGCCGAGCGCTCCCATGAGGGCCCCTACAAGGCGTCGGAGACCCACCACCGTCCAGAGGAGCAGCAGCGCCGCGGCGAGAAGCTGGCGTCACTGTGGTTCGTCATCGCCTTCCTCGGCGGTATCGGCTTCCTGGTCTCCTACTTCGTGTTCGGACCCGAGGAGATCGCCGATCCCCGGATCGGCCAGTACTCCAACGCGCTGCTGGGCGGGACGCTGACGCTGTCCCTGTTCGGCATCGGCGCGGGGATGACGGTGTGGGCGCGCAACGTGATGCCGCACTACGAGGTCGCCTCGCCCTACGACGAGCTGCCCTCGAGCGAGAAGGAGAAGGGCTCCTTCAGCGCCTTCTTCATGCAGAGCGCCGACGAGAGCGGCTTCACGCGTCGTCCGCTGATGCGGCGCACGCTCATCGCGGCCATGCTGCCGCTGGGCATCGCGCCGATCATCCTGCTGCGCGACACGGGCCCCCTGCCCGGGGACAAGCTCAAGGTCACGCCGTGGGCCGACGGCCGCCGCATGGTGGTCGAGGGCACGCACCGCGAGATCCGGCCCGAGGACCTGGCACAGGACCCGTACGGCATGATCTCCGCGCTCCCCCTCATGCACGAGGAGGACTACGGGGAGAACGTGCACTACCCGCACGGGATCAGCCTCAACGACCAGGCCAAGTCGGTCATCCTGCTGATCAAGATGCCGACCAACGAGGAAGGCCAGGTCGACTGGGGGGAGGAGATGACCGAGGAGCGTCGCAACTGGACGCACGAGGGCATCATCGCCTACTCCAAGATCTGCACCCACGTCGGTTGCCCCGCGGCCCTGTACGAGCGCACGACGCACCGCATCCTGTGCCCGTGCCACCAGTCCACGTTCGACGCCGCGAACGCCGCAGAGGTGGTCTTCGGGCCGGCGCACCGCCCACTGCCCCAGCTGCCGATCGGCGTCGACTCCGAGGGCTACCTCGTGTCGACGGGCGACTTCTCCGAAGCGCCCGGTCCGACGTTCTGGGACTACGCGAAGGACTAGTCGATGAGTAAGACCACGCAAGCACCCAAGGCGTTGCGCGGCGTCGGGAATTTCATCGACGACCGCTTCCACCTGGCCAAGACGGGCGAGAAGAACCTCCGCAAGGTCTTCCCGAACCACTGGTCGTTCATGCTGGGCGAGATCGCCCTGTATTCGTTCATCATCCTGCTGGTCACGGGCGTGTTCCTCACGCTCTGGTTCAAGCCGAGCATGGCGGAGATCGTCTACGACGGCTCCTACGAGCGCCTCCAGGGCGTTCCGATGAGTGAGGCCTACGCCTCCACGCTGTTCATCGACTTCGACGTGCGCGGCGGGTTCCTCGTACGGCAGATCCACCACTGGGCCGCGCTGATCTTCCTGGCGTCGCTCGTGGTGCACATGCTCCGGGTGTTCTTCACCGGTGCGTTCCGCAAGCCGCGCGAGATCAACTGGCTCATCGGCGTCGGTATCTTCAGCATCGCGATCGTCGAGGGCCTCTTCGGCTACTCGCTGCCGGACGACCTGCCCTCGGGCATGGGCGTGCGGATCCTGCAGGGCGTGATCCTGTCGCTGCCGCTGGTCGGCACCTACATCTCGATGTTCCTGTTCGGCGGGGAGTTCCCCGGCGAGGAGATCATCACGCGCCTGTACATGCTGCACATCCTGCTGCTCCCGGCGCTGCTGCTGGCCCTGATCGTGGCCCACTTCATGATCCTGTGGCACCAGAAGCACACGCAGTACCCGGGCATCGGGCATACGGACAAGACGGTCGTGGGAACACCCATGTTCCCGGCGTTCGCGGTCAAGGCCGGAGGGTTCTTCTTCTTCACCTTCGCCGTCACCGCGGGTCTGAGCGCCTTCGTGCAGGTCAACCCGATCCACCTGTTCGGGCCGTTCACACCGACGTCCATCACCTCCGGCCTCCAGCCGGACTGGTACATGGGCTTCCTGGAGGGCTCGCTGCGCATCTTCCCGAACACGCTCGACTTCGACATCTTCGGATACGCGGTGCCCGTCGCCGTGCTCATCCCGGGACTCGGCGTCATGGGCCTGCTGTTCGGCGCGCTGGGCGCCTGGCCGTTCATCGAGCAGTGGATCACCGGGGACAAGCGGGCGCACAACGTGGCCGACCGGCCGCGCAACGCCCCCGTGCGCACCGGCCTGGGCGTCGCGGGCATCACCGCCTACGGCATCCTGTGGCTGGCGGGGTCCAACGACATCCTGTCGGAGACCTTCTCCATCAACCTGTACCTCACCACGTACATCTTCCGCGTGCTGATCATCGTGGGCCCGGTCGTCGGGTTCATCATCACCAAGCGGATCTGCCTGGGCCTGCAGCGGCGCGACCGCGAGACCCTGGAGCACGGGTACGAGAGCGGCGTCATCCAGCAGCTGCCCAGCGGTGAGTTCATCGAGGTCCACCGGGAGAGCTCGGACGAGACCGTCGAGATCCTGTCCAGCAAGCCGACGATCACGTCGACGGCCCTGGACGAGACGGTCGACGAGAAGGGTGTGGAGAGCCCCCAGGCCCGCAAGGGCATGGGCAAGCTCCGCCGTCGCCTGGCCCTCTGGTACACGAGGGACAACGTGACCGTGTCGGACGTGCAGGCGCACTCCGGCCACCACCTGCACCACTCCCACTCCGCCGAGGAGTCGGACAAGGAGCCCGCCCACTAGGGCGAGCCACCAACGCAGAGAGGGCCCGGCGAAAGCCTCCGTGTTCGGGGCGCTTCACGCCGGGTCCTTCGTCGTCGCCTGCGCCTGCGCTCGTGCCTCGCTCCGGCTTGTCTCCTCCTGCAGGCACCGGCGCGCCCCTCACACCTGTGCTTGCTTTGGGCCGCCGCTCGTTCCTCGCTTTGGCCCGGATAGACCCCCTGGGGTTCAGGTAGGCCCGACGGCTCGCCTTCGACCCCCTGTGGTCCCCACAGCTGAACGGCCTACCTCAACCCCCCTCGGGTTCAGGTAGGCCGCATTCGTTCTGCTCCAACCCCCTGTGGTGTCCGCGAGCGGAGCCGCGCACGTTCAACCCCCAGGGGGTTCACGCAGTCCGGTGTGTGCACGCCCAACCCCCTGTGCCTCAGGACCAGGGGGTCGGGGTGCACGAAAACGGCCTACCTCGACCCCAGGGGGTTGAGGTAGGCCGTTCGCTCATGGGGGCCACTGGGGGGTTGGCTCGGGGCGCGCCAGTGTTCTGCAGGAGGAGACGGGGCCGCAGCGAGGAACGAGCAAGGCAGGTCGACGACGAAGAACACTGGCCTCCCAGCGCCCCGCGTCCGAGCCTGCGAGGGCGCCGGAGAGTACGGCGAGGGCGCCGACGCGTCCTGGAGGGCCTGGAGGTGCACTCCCGAGGAACGAGGGAGTGCACCGGAAGGACCGAAGGGCGCGTCTTCCGGGCGCACGAGCACGGGCCGAAGCTAGAAGGACTGCGCCGCAGGCGTCCGTTGAGGGTGGTGGCGGGCGACGGCGTGGGCACGAGCGGAGGCCCCAAAAAAACACAGGAGGGCGCCGACGGGTCCTGGAGGGCCTGGAGGTGCACTCCCGAGGAACGAGGGAGTGCACCGGAGGGCGCGAAGGCCCCGTCTTCCGGGCGCCCTCAGCCGGCGTAGATGTTCTCGATCTCCTGGCTCCACTCCTTGTTCACCACGTGGCGCTTGACCTTGAGGGAGGCGGTCAGCTGGCCGCTCTCCTCGGTGAAGTCGCTGGGCAGGATGCGGAACTTCTTGATGCCCTCGGCCTTGGACACGGCCTTGTTGGCGTTGTCCACGGCCTCCTGGATGGCGGCGTTGAGGTCGGGGTCCTCGGTCAGGTCGGCGATGGTGCCGGACTTGCCCTTGCTTTCCTTCCACTGCTCGAACGCATCGGGGTCGACCGTGACCAGGGCGGCGATGAACTTGCGGTTGTCGCCGACCACCATGCACTGGCTGACCAGAGCGTGGGCGCGGATGCGGTCCTCCAGTACGGCCGGGGCGACGTTCTTGCCGCCCGCGGTCACGATGATCTCCTTCTTGCGGCCCGTGATGCTGAGGAAGCCGTCGTCGTCCAGGGAGCCGAGGTCGCCGGTGCGGTAGAAGCCGTCCTCGGTGAAGGCCTCCTTGCTGGCCTTCTCGTTGTCCCAGTAGCCGACCATGATGTGGTCGCCCTTGACCAGGATCTCGCCGTCCTCGTCGATGCGGGCGGAGGTGCCCGGCAGCGGCTGGCCCACGGTGCCGATCTTGTTGAACTCGGGGCTGTTGACCGTGGTGGGGGCGGTGGTCTCGGTGAGGCCGTAGCCCTCGATGATCGTGAAGCCGATGCCGCGGAAGAAGTGGCCCAGGCGGGCGCCGAGCGCCGAACCGCCGGAGACCGCGTGGTCGGCGTTGCCGCCCAGGGCGGCCAGGAGCTTGCCGTAGACCAGCTTGGCGAACAGCGCGTGCTTGAGCTTGAGGCCCAGCGGGATCCGGCCGGTGTCCAGGGCCTTGCTGTAGGCGATGGCGGTGTCGGCCGCGGCGCCGAAGATCTTGCCCTTGCCCTCGGCCGTCGCCTTCTGCTCGGCCTTGGTGTAGACCTTCTCGAACACGCGGGGGACCGCGAGGAGGAACGTCGGGCGGAACTCAGAGAACTGCTCGATCAGCTCCGGGCCGGTGGAGGGGAAGTGGCCCAGGGTGGCCTTGGCCTCGACGACCATGACCTGGACGAAGCGGGCGAAGACGTGGGCCAGCGGGAGGAAGAGCAGGGTGGAGGGGTTCTCCTTGCCCTTGAGGATGTGCTGGGCCGGTCCTTCCAGGGCCTGGTGGGCGATGAAGAGGAAGTTGCGGTGGGTGAGCTTGCAGCCCTTGGGGCGGCCGGTGGTGCCCGAGGTGTAGATGAGGGTCGCGAGGTCGTCGACCTTGACCGCCGTGCGCCGCTTCTCCAGCGCGGCGTCGTCGACGTCGGAGCCGGTCTCGCGCAGGCGGGCGAGGTCGTCGCCCTCGATCGTCCAGACCTCGCCGAGGTCGGGAGCCGAGGAACGGACGGACTCGACGCGCTCGGCGTGGTCGGCGGTCTCGACGAAGGCGGCCCGGGCGCCGGAGTTGCTCAGGATCCACTCGACCTGCTCGGCCGAGGAGGTCTCGTAGACCGGGACGGTGACGGCGCCGATGGACCAGATGGCGTAGTCGAGGACCGTCCACTCGTAGCGGGTGCGCGACATCAGGGCGACCCGGTCACCGTGCTCGATACCCGCGTTGATGAGCGCCTTCGCGTACGCGGCGATGTCGCCGTGCAGCTCCGCGACGGTGATGTCGCGCCACTGGCCGGCTTCCTGCCGACGGGCGGCGACGGCGTCGGGCTCGCTTGCCGCGCGCGCGTAGAGCGTGTCGGTCAGCCGCGCGTCATCGGCGATCTCAACCTTGACGGGAGAGCTGTATTCGCGCACGTGATGCTCCTGGACGTGTACGGGGATCTTGACAGGGGGGACGTGACGAGCGTAACAACACATGCTACTCGTGAGTAGGCCGTGTTGCCGTTCGGTATCCAACGGTGATCCGTGTCCGACCCTGGGCGATGTGGACCCGCGGCTCGGAACAGTCTGGACGTGGTGTCCCCGACCCCCTGGGCTGGTTGTTCGTACGGGGGGTATGCCCGGTCCGGCGGCGAACGACGCCGTCAGGCCGTCCGGGAGTGCGCAGGTCAGAACTGTGGTCCCGGCTCCTTCTCGTACGCACGCGAGACTATCTCTTGTCGTGACCTTCGTGCACATCAGGTGGCGTCTGTGGCGTTTCGGGCGTTTTCCGGTGCCGACGGCCGGAGTGGGCGACCGCCGGACGTCGTGCGCGGCACCCTGGTTCGCCCCTGATCCTGCCCTGAGAAATCCGCTCCGGGCCGCCCGTGCCGGTTAACGTGAGGCCAGAGGATGCCGACGAAGGAGGTCCGGAGATGACGGAGAACGACGGTCGCCCGCAGGAGTCGGGGCGGGGCGAGGCCCCCGACCTGATCGACGACGCCCTGAAGCTGGTCGACAGCCTGCAGCGCAAGCTGGTCACCGCGGGGGTGCGGCGCGGCGTCAGTGCCGTCACCTCCGCGCCGCGCAAGGGCGACGTGTGGGAGGAGGCCATCCGGCTGGAGACCAAACCGGAGCGCCCCGCGGTGGAGGAGCTCTTCGACATCGTGCGCACGTCCGCGCCGGAGGTCGCCGGACACCTCGGCCGCGCCGGGCTGGCCCTCGCGGGCGCCTTGGGGCGCACGTGGGACGTGGTCGAGCGGTCCCTGGAACAGACCGCGTCGGACGCCGGGCGCCCGGACGGGGACGGCTCCGGAGCCGGGGCGGGGCCGGAGCGCCAGGAGGGGGCGAAGCCGCAGGTCACCTCCGGGGAGTAGGGCACTTCGGACGGGTTCGGCTCCTGGGGTGTCTCGGGTCGCCCCGGCCTGGTTTAATCGAGGGGTTTACACCATTTGAAAGACCTCTGTCATGAACCCTGAGGCTTATGTCAGAGTTCGTGCGTAAGTGGAAGGAACTGCCCCCATGCTGACCATCGGCGTAGACATCGGCGGCACCAAGGTCGCAGCCGGGGTCGTGGACCAGGACGGGCAGATCCTGGACAAGGTCAAGTACCCCACCCCCTCCAACGACCCGGCGGGTCTGGCCGACGTGGTCGCCCGCGCCGTCGACGACCTGCGCTCCCGTCAGCCGGAGCAGGCCTGCCACGCGGTCGGTGTGGGCGTGGCCGGATTCGTCGACGAGGACCGCGCCACGGTCCAGGTCGCGGTGAACCTCGGCCTGCGCGACGAACCCCTCAAGGAGCGCGTCCAGGCGAAGGTCGGCCTGCCGGTGGTGATCGAGAACGACGCCAACGCGGCCGCCTGGGCCGAGGCGCGCTTCGGCGCCGGCCGCGGCAGCGCCCACCTGGTCTGCGTCACCCTGGGCACCGGCATCGGCGGCGGCCTGGTGCTGGACGGCGCCCTCTTCCGCGGCCGGTACGGTGTCGCCGCCGAGATCGGCCACTACCGGATGGTGCCGCACGGGCGCCGCTGCGCTTGCGGCAACCACGGGTGCTGGGAGCAGTACGCCAGCGGACGCGCCCTGGTCGCCGAGGGGCAGGACCTGGCCCGGACCGACCCCAAGGCCGGCGAGCGCATGCTCAAGCTCGCCGACGGTGACGTGGAGCAGGTGTCGGGGCACGTCATCACCCAGGCCGCGCTGGAGGGCGACGGCGCGGCCCTGGAGTGCTTCCGCATCGTCGGCGAATGGGCCGGACTCGGCCTGGCCGACCTGGCGGCCATCCTCGACCCGGAGTGCTTCGTCCTCGGCGGCGGAGTCTCCGACGCCGGCTCGATCCTGCTGGACCCGGTCATGACCTCGTTCGCCCGCCACGTCTCCGGCCGTCCGGGCCGCCGGCTGGCCGAGGTCCGGCTGGCGGAGCTCGGCGGCGAGGCAGGCATCGTGGGCGCCGGCGACCTCGCCCGGCACTGACGC from Nocardiopsis aegyptia harbors:
- the qcrA gene encoding cytochrome bc1 complex Rieske iron-sulfur subunit — its product is MTDKTNNDNNEPDEIPDRVVGTPTAEEHTVAEAEAERSHEGPYKASETHHRPEEQQRRGEKLASLWFVIAFLGGIGFLVSYFVFGPEEIADPRIGQYSNALLGGTLTLSLFGIGAGMTVWARNVMPHYEVASPYDELPSSEKEKGSFSAFFMQSADESGFTRRPLMRRTLIAAMLPLGIAPIILLRDTGPLPGDKLKVTPWADGRRMVVEGTHREIRPEDLAQDPYGMISALPLMHEEDYGENVHYPHGISLNDQAKSVILLIKMPTNEEGQVDWGEEMTEERRNWTHEGIIAYSKICTHVGCPAALYERTTHRILCPCHQSTFDAANAAEVVFGPAHRPLPQLPIGVDSEGYLVSTGDFSEAPGPTFWDYAKD
- the qcrB gene encoding cytochrome bc1 complex cytochrome b subunit; translation: MSKTTQAPKALRGVGNFIDDRFHLAKTGEKNLRKVFPNHWSFMLGEIALYSFIILLVTGVFLTLWFKPSMAEIVYDGSYERLQGVPMSEAYASTLFIDFDVRGGFLVRQIHHWAALIFLASLVVHMLRVFFTGAFRKPREINWLIGVGIFSIAIVEGLFGYSLPDDLPSGMGVRILQGVILSLPLVGTYISMFLFGGEFPGEEIITRLYMLHILLLPALLLALIVAHFMILWHQKHTQYPGIGHTDKTVVGTPMFPAFAVKAGGFFFFTFAVTAGLSAFVQVNPIHLFGPFTPTSITSGLQPDWYMGFLEGSLRIFPNTLDFDIFGYAVPVAVLIPGLGVMGLLFGALGAWPFIEQWITGDKRAHNVADRPRNAPVRTGLGVAGITAYGILWLAGSNDILSETFSINLYLTTYIFRVLIIVGPVVGFIITKRICLGLQRRDRETLEHGYESGVIQQLPSGEFIEVHRESSDETVEILSSKPTITSTALDETVDEKGVESPQARKGMGKLRRRLALWYTRDNVTVSDVQAHSGHHLHHSHSAEESDKEPAH
- a CDS encoding AMP-dependent synthetase/ligase; this encodes MREYSSPVKVEIADDARLTDTLYARAASEPDAVAARRQEAGQWRDITVAELHGDIAAYAKALINAGIEHGDRVALMSRTRYEWTVLDYAIWSIGAVTVPVYETSSAEQVEWILSNSGARAAFVETADHAERVESVRSSAPDLGEVWTIEGDDLARLRETGSDVDDAALEKRRTAVKVDDLATLIYTSGTTGRPKGCKLTHRNFLFIAHQALEGPAQHILKGKENPSTLLFLPLAHVFARFVQVMVVEAKATLGHFPSTGPELIEQFSEFRPTFLLAVPRVFEKVYTKAEQKATAEGKGKIFGAAADTAIAYSKALDTGRIPLGLKLKHALFAKLVYGKLLAALGGNADHAVSGGSALGARLGHFFRGIGFTIIEGYGLTETTAPTTVNSPEFNKIGTVGQPLPGTSARIDEDGEILVKGDHIMVGYWDNEKASKEAFTEDGFYRTGDLGSLDDDGFLSITGRKKEIIVTAGGKNVAPAVLEDRIRAHALVSQCMVVGDNRKFIAALVTVDPDAFEQWKESKGKSGTIADLTEDPDLNAAIQEAVDNANKAVSKAEGIKKFRILPSDFTEESGQLTASLKVKRHVVNKEWSQEIENIYAG
- a CDS encoding ROK family glucokinase codes for the protein MLTIGVDIGGTKVAAGVVDQDGQILDKVKYPTPSNDPAGLADVVARAVDDLRSRQPEQACHAVGVGVAGFVDEDRATVQVAVNLGLRDEPLKERVQAKVGLPVVIENDANAAAWAEARFGAGRGSAHLVCVTLGTGIGGGLVLDGALFRGRYGVAAEIGHYRMVPHGRRCACGNHGCWEQYASGRALVAEGQDLARTDPKAGERMLKLADGDVEQVSGHVITQAALEGDGAALECFRIVGEWAGLGLADLAAILDPECFVLGGGVSDAGSILLDPVMTSFARHVSGRPGRRLAEVRLAELGGEAGIVGAGDLARH